One segment of Moorella sp. E308F DNA contains the following:
- a CDS encoding S-layer homology domain-containing protein, producing the protein MVGVVENRLRDKFCWLIFWGAFFTIYLLHALPAAAVDFYRFQGGIKNEKEYAEVLYLTGEPVLLKGTVQENTSPARNGKITSRVTFKLENKEKGIKLNRSLNFATEVEKNGRQEVNTTTLERFNETITVGKDRYTLHDFQFSRSELLDHQPAVDYKSGNWTARKVYSLNNDQARVTVETWGQTVGYSHAWGSTETSQEEGTVFFSGKVALDKETLVSTTWSSSFHQDLSYRRTRYLEYQANEPLAISFAGGYVENTRTTETLHYRGSFPDLENGVLASSRWLKKEGSYELNGLAGKNWLWVADLADIRGHWAEADIRQIYGLGAFEEEGDYFRPSLPFFRGQFARALVAVLDLPLPDEDSGAARLPGARGLTTGRILTGQGGTTYTRPNLTGRAGQSSLLAGRLGQAAQPQEKPLFADVATTDPAYKYYKAVYEAGVMTGTGPGLFGPTEPLTRAEALVILVRALGLEGLAPAGYVRTPFQDDWDIPAWARAAVYVASKIGLIQGDEYGFLKPNETLTRAEAAVFLNRFIHYLQEEMTADYRERVLNFN; encoded by the coding sequence GTGGTTGGTGTGGTTGAAAACCGGCTGAGGGACAAATTTTGCTGGCTCATCTTTTGGGGTGCATTCTTCACTATATATTTACTGCATGCCCTCCCGGCCGCTGCCGTCGATTTTTACCGTTTCCAGGGCGGCATCAAGAACGAAAAGGAATATGCCGAAGTCCTTTACCTTACCGGCGAGCCGGTACTCCTGAAGGGTACGGTGCAGGAAAATACCAGCCCGGCCAGGAACGGTAAAATCACCAGCAGGGTTACCTTTAAACTGGAAAACAAAGAAAAGGGCATCAAGCTGAACCGGAGCTTGAACTTTGCTACGGAAGTAGAAAAAAATGGAAGGCAGGAAGTAAACACTACCACCCTGGAACGCTTCAACGAAACAATCACTGTGGGAAAGGACAGGTACACCCTGCATGACTTTCAATTCTCCCGGTCAGAGCTTTTGGACCACCAGCCGGCGGTTGATTATAAAAGCGGCAACTGGACGGCCCGGAAAGTCTACAGCCTTAATAACGACCAGGCCAGGGTGACTGTGGAAACCTGGGGGCAAACAGTAGGTTACAGCCATGCCTGGGGAAGCACCGAGACCAGCCAGGAAGAAGGCACGGTGTTTTTCAGCGGCAAGGTGGCTCTGGATAAGGAAACCCTTGTTTCCACTACGTGGAGCAGCAGTTTCCACCAGGACCTTTCTTACCGGCGCACCCGCTACCTGGAATACCAGGCCAACGAGCCCCTGGCCATCAGCTTTGCGGGGGGCTACGTCGAGAATACCCGGACCACCGAAACCCTGCATTACCGGGGCAGTTTTCCCGACCTGGAGAACGGCGTACTGGCCAGCAGCCGCTGGCTGAAGAAAGAGGGCAGTTACGAATTAAATGGCCTTGCCGGCAAAAACTGGTTGTGGGTGGCGGACCTGGCCGACATCCGCGGCCACTGGGCCGAGGCGGATATTCGCCAGATCTACGGTTTAGGCGCCTTTGAGGAAGAAGGGGATTATTTCCGGCCGTCGCTGCCCTTCTTCCGCGGCCAGTTTGCCCGGGCCCTGGTCGCAGTGCTGGACCTGCCCCTGCCGGACGAAGATTCGGGAGCAGCCCGGCTGCCGGGTGCCAGGGGGTTGACCACCGGCCGCATCCTGACGGGTCAGGGCGGCACGACTTACACCCGGCCGAACCTTACGGGCCGGGCCGGGCAATCGTCCCTGTTAGCCGGCAGGCTGGGCCAGGCCGCCCAGCCCCAGGAAAAACCCCTCTTTGCCGATGTCGCCACGACTGATCCGGCCTATAAGTATTACAAAGCCGTCTATGAAGCCGGAGTAATGACCGGTACGGGGCCGGGCCTTTTTGGCCCTACCGAGCCCCTGACCAGGGCCGAAGCCCTGGTCATCCTGGTACGGGCCCTGGGCCTGGAAGGCCTGGCGCCGGCAGGCTATGTGCGGACTCCCTTCCAGGATGACTGGGATATACCTGCCTGGGCACGAGCTGCCGTCTACGTGGCCAGTAAAATCGGCCTGATCCAGGGTGACGAGTACGGCTTCCTGAAGCCCAACGAAACCCTTACCCGGGCCGAAGCGGCAGTATTTCTCAACCGTTTTATCCACTATCTCCAGGAGGAAATGACCGCCGATTACCGGGAGCGGGTGCTGAATTTTAACTAG
- the fliW gene encoding flagellar assembly protein FliW, translating to MRVQTSRFGVVEIDPAEVLTFPNGIPAFEHLREFFFHPIPENPAFTWLQAVRDPEVAFLLVDPFLFFPGYEVEIPDGLQRELEIKAAADVLVLAVVTVPNGDVRRMTANLVAPMIINRAARLGRQFVMEGTRYTTRHPLFR from the coding sequence GTGAGGGTACAGACGTCACGTTTTGGGGTAGTAGAGATCGATCCGGCGGAAGTGTTGACCTTTCCTAACGGCATCCCGGCCTTTGAACACCTGAGAGAGTTTTTCTTTCACCCCATCCCGGAAAACCCGGCCTTTACCTGGCTCCAGGCCGTAAGGGATCCGGAAGTAGCCTTCCTGCTGGTCGACCCCTTTCTCTTTTTCCCCGGCTATGAAGTGGAGATCCCGGATGGCCTGCAGAGAGAGCTGGAGATTAAAGCCGCTGCCGACGTCCTGGTCCTGGCCGTAGTGACCGTCCCCAACGGCGACGTCCGGCGCATGACGGCCAACCTGGTGGCTCCAATGATCATCAACAGGGCCGCCCGCCTGGGCCGGCAGTTTGTCATGGAGGGCACCAGATATACCACCCGGCACCCTCTGTTCCGGTGA
- the csrA gene encoding carbon storage regulator CsrA: MLVLTRRVNETIVIDNRIKITVVGIEDDKIRIGIDAPPEVPIVREELLAAVRDENKAAARMPAIAIGELPMKTKPGEQQ, from the coding sequence GTGCTTGTCTTGACCCGGCGGGTTAACGAAACCATCGTTATCGACAACAGGATCAAAATAACCGTTGTTGGCATTGAAGACGATAAAATCCGCATCGGCATCGACGCCCCGCCGGAGGTGCCCATTGTCCGCGAGGAGCTGCTTGCTGCCGTCCGCGATGAGAATAAAGCCGCCGCCAGGATGCCGGCCATAGCGATCGGGGAGCTGCCCATGAAAACAAAGCCGGGTGAGCAGCAGTAA
- a CDS encoding Uma2 family endonuclease, which produces MTAGETEMSRQDNHNLLKEACTRYAVADARPLPPGKMTFEQFLTWADEDTLAEWVEGEVVLMTPASLNHQRLAGFLYMLIREFVIQHDLGEVLFAPFLVRLPDPLKSAREPDLIFVARERLHLLKPAYLNGAPDLIIEITSPESLERDRNIKFKEYEQAGVKEYWLIHPDTRQAEFFQLQDGRYQQIRPDEDGIYTSRVLPGLRLNLNKLWEEVQ; this is translated from the coding sequence ATGACGGCAGGTGAAACTGAAATGAGCCGACAGGATAACCATAACCTGCTCAAAGAGGCCTGTACCCGGTACGCCGTCGCCGATGCCCGCCCTCTCCCGCCCGGCAAAATGACCTTTGAACAATTCCTTACCTGGGCCGATGAAGACACCCTGGCCGAATGGGTAGAGGGAGAGGTCGTCCTGATGACGCCGGCATCACTGAACCACCAAAGGTTGGCGGGCTTTCTTTATATGCTTATCAGGGAATTTGTCATCCAACATGATTTGGGGGAAGTGCTTTTTGCACCTTTCTTAGTACGCCTGCCGGACCCATTAAAAAGTGCACGTGAACCTGACTTAATCTTTGTAGCCAGGGAGCGCCTGCACTTGCTTAAGCCTGCTTACCTGAACGGGGCGCCTGATTTAATAATCGAGATAACCTCACCGGAAAGCCTTGAACGCGACCGGAACATTAAATTTAAGGAATACGAACAAGCAGGCGTGAAAGAATACTGGCTTATTCACCCCGATACTCGCCAGGCCGAGTTTTTCCAGCTCCAGGATGGCCGGTATCAACAGATACGGCCGGATGAAGACGGGATTTATACCTCCCGGGTGCTGCCGGGTTTGAGGCTTAACTTAAACAAATTGTGGGAAGAGGTACAGTGA
- a CDS encoding NAD-dependent 4,6-dehydratase LegB produces the protein MHILVTGAGGFIGSHLTERLVREGHKVRAFVHYDARNTWGWLEESEVKDDVEVFAGDIRDYDSVRASLRGIEVVFHLAALIGIPYSYITPVAYIRTNIEGTYNICQAAREEGLRRVVHTSTSEVYGTARYVPIDENHPLQAQSPYAASKIGADQLALSFYRSFDLPVTIIRPFNTYGPRQSARAVIPTIITQLLSGREEIRLGNLAPTRDFNYIEDTVSGFIAAGLSPHTVGEVVNIGSGREISIGELVELIGQLIGIKVKDRVDAERYRPEASEVERLCCDNRKANRLAGWRPEYSLREGLAITIDWFKNHLALYKAGQYNV, from the coding sequence TTGCACATTTTAGTAACCGGTGCCGGCGGTTTTATCGGTTCGCATCTTACGGAGAGGTTGGTTAGAGAGGGACATAAAGTCCGGGCCTTTGTCCATTATGATGCTCGCAATACATGGGGTTGGCTGGAGGAGAGTGAAGTCAAAGACGATGTTGAAGTCTTTGCGGGTGATATCCGCGATTATGACAGCGTCAGGGCCTCCTTAAGGGGGATAGAGGTAGTATTCCACCTGGCGGCCTTAATAGGGATTCCCTATTCTTATATCACGCCGGTTGCTTACATCAGGACGAACATCGAAGGCACGTATAATATTTGCCAGGCAGCGAGGGAAGAGGGTCTGAGAAGGGTAGTTCATACTTCTACGTCCGAAGTTTACGGAACGGCCCGGTATGTCCCTATCGATGAAAACCATCCCCTACAAGCCCAGTCACCTTACGCTGCCAGCAAGATTGGCGCCGACCAGCTGGCCCTGAGTTTTTACCGGTCTTTTGATTTACCGGTAACTATAATCCGGCCCTTTAACACCTACGGGCCACGCCAGTCAGCCCGGGCCGTTATCCCTACGATTATCACCCAGCTGTTAAGTGGCCGGGAGGAGATACGGCTGGGCAATTTGGCACCGACGCGGGACTTTAATTATATTGAAGATACGGTGAGCGGCTTTATCGCAGCCGGCCTTTCCCCCCATACCGTGGGTGAAGTGGTAAATATCGGCAGCGGCCGGGAAATAAGCATCGGCGAGCTGGTTGAGCTGATAGGACAATTGATCGGGATAAAGGTGAAAGACCGGGTTGATGCGGAACGTTACCGCCCTGAAGCGAGCGAAGTAGAGCGTTTATGCTGTGATAACCGCAAAGCGAACCGGCTGGCAGGCTGGCGGCCGGAATACTCGTTGAGGGAAGGACTGGCAATAACAATCGATTGGTTTAAAAATCACCTGGCTTTATATAAAGCCGGACAATATAACGTATAA
- the pseB gene encoding UDP-N-acetylglucosamine 4,6-dehydratase (inverting) — translation MEWHGLSVLVTGATGSFGRKFVEIVLREYKPRRLIIFSRDELKQHEMRQIYDDKAAGSPIRYFIGDVRDRERLYRAFAGVDIVVHAAALKQVPACEYNPFEAVKTNVLGAQNVIEAAIDRGVKKVIAISTDKAVNPVNLYGATKLCAEKMFIQANAYAGAGGTRFAVCRYGNVVASRGSVIPLFARQRENGVVTVTDPRMTRFWITLEQGVRFVLRCLELMRGGEIFVPKIPSMNIMDLVEAVAPGCRVEYIGIRPGEKLHEVLISEDEARHTVDVGDMYVIKPLHPWWQTGNWSEGTPLPDGFRFSSDKNEWWLRVEQLQDLIATYGFAPDVERTPHGGKLE, via the coding sequence GTGGAGTGGCATGGCTTAAGCGTTTTAGTCACTGGCGCTACAGGCTCTTTTGGACGGAAATTTGTAGAAATTGTTTTAAGGGAGTATAAACCTAGGCGGTTAATCATTTTTAGTCGCGATGAGCTAAAGCAACACGAAATGCGTCAGATTTATGATGACAAGGCAGCCGGTTCCCCGATCAGGTACTTCATTGGAGACGTGCGGGACCGGGAGCGACTATACAGAGCTTTTGCTGGAGTAGATATTGTTGTACACGCCGCAGCGCTGAAACAGGTTCCCGCCTGTGAATATAACCCATTTGAAGCGGTAAAAACAAATGTTTTAGGTGCCCAGAATGTTATCGAAGCGGCTATAGACAGGGGCGTAAAGAAAGTTATAGCCATCAGTACCGATAAGGCTGTAAACCCAGTTAATCTATATGGAGCAACCAAGCTTTGTGCGGAAAAAATGTTTATTCAGGCGAATGCATATGCCGGGGCAGGTGGGACACGATTTGCGGTTTGTCGATACGGCAACGTGGTAGCCAGCAGGGGTAGTGTTATTCCGCTTTTTGCACGCCAGCGTGAAAACGGTGTGGTTACCGTCACGGACCCCCGTATGACACGCTTTTGGATCACGCTGGAACAGGGTGTACGCTTTGTTTTGCGCTGTCTAGAGCTAATGCGTGGCGGGGAGATTTTTGTGCCCAAGATCCCGAGCATGAACATCATGGATCTTGTAGAGGCAGTGGCCCCTGGGTGTCGAGTTGAGTATATCGGGATAAGGCCGGGAGAAAAATTGCACGAAGTGTTGATTTCCGAAGATGAGGCCCGCCATACTGTAGATGTGGGCGATATGTACGTAATTAAACCACTACACCCATGGTGGCAAACAGGCAACTGGTCGGAAGGCACACCCTTACCAGATGGTTTCCGTTTCTCGAGTGATAAGAATGAGTGGTGGCTTAGGGTGGAACAGCTGCAAGACTTAATCGCAACATATGGATTTGCACCAGATGTTGAAAGAACGCCTCACGGAGGCAAACTGGAATGA
- the pseC gene encoding UDP-4-amino-4,6-dideoxy-N-acetyl-beta-L-altrosamine transaminase: MKDGLQQFDGTKVNDGKLQGDRFLPYARHWVDAQDIEAVLEVLSSEWLTTGPMVGRFEEAVADFVGAREAVAVSSGTAALHAAMYALGIGPGDEVIVPPMTFAATANCVVFQGGTPVFADVNPETLLLDPEQVRAKITPRTKAVIAVDYAGQPCDYDALRQVCDKYGLALVADACHALGATYKGRKVGTLADLTVFSFHPAKHITTGEGGMIVTSDAAMARRMRIFRNHGITADHHQRATRGTWYYEVVDLGYNYRITDFQCALGISQLRKLPAWLARRRELARQYDEALAAIQGVSPLKVRPEVSHAYHLYVVRLDREYLRVERAGVFRALRERGIGVNVHYIPVHLHPFYREKFGTGPGLCPVAEAAYEEILSLPLFPQMIEDDVNTVVRCLVEVINKRAGEKVECE; this comes from the coding sequence ATGAAAGACGGTTTACAGCAATTTGACGGAACAAAAGTAAATGATGGGAAGCTTCAAGGAGATCGCTTTCTTCCCTATGCGCGGCATTGGGTAGACGCACAAGACATAGAGGCTGTATTAGAGGTGTTATCCTCCGAGTGGTTGACTACGGGACCAATGGTGGGGCGTTTTGAGGAAGCGGTTGCAGATTTTGTAGGTGCGAGAGAAGCCGTAGCGGTGTCGAGTGGAACGGCGGCGCTTCACGCGGCAATGTACGCCCTTGGCATAGGGCCGGGAGATGAGGTTATTGTCCCTCCGATGACTTTTGCGGCTACCGCTAACTGCGTCGTTTTCCAGGGTGGGACCCCGGTGTTTGCCGATGTGAACCCGGAAACCCTGTTGCTTGATCCCGAGCAGGTCCGCGCCAAAATTACGCCACGTACCAAGGCCGTGATAGCGGTGGATTATGCGGGACAGCCGTGTGATTACGATGCTCTGCGGCAGGTATGCGATAAATATGGGCTGGCCCTGGTGGCCGACGCCTGTCATGCTTTGGGAGCCACCTATAAGGGCCGAAAGGTTGGAACACTGGCTGACCTCACAGTGTTTAGCTTCCACCCTGCAAAGCACATAACCACAGGCGAGGGGGGCATGATTGTCACCAGCGACGCCGCTATGGCGCGGCGGATGCGTATTTTCCGTAACCACGGCATAACCGCCGATCACCACCAGCGAGCAACCCGGGGCACCTGGTACTACGAAGTGGTCGACCTGGGTTATAACTACCGCATCACGGATTTTCAGTGTGCTCTTGGCATAAGCCAGTTGCGCAAACTTCCGGCCTGGCTTGCCAGGCGGCGGGAATTGGCGCGCCAGTACGACGAAGCCCTCGCCGCTATACAAGGCGTTAGCCCGCTTAAAGTACGCCCGGAAGTTTCGCATGCTTACCACCTATATGTTGTGCGTTTAGATCGCGAGTATCTCCGCGTCGAGCGCGCCGGAGTTTTCAGGGCCCTGCGAGAGCGAGGTATCGGAGTAAACGTGCATTACATCCCGGTTCACTTACACCCATTTTACCGGGAAAAATTCGGTACGGGCCCGGGCCTTTGCCCGGTGGCAGAAGCCGCGTATGAAGAAATTCTTTCACTGCCCCTATTTCCGCAGATGATTGAAGACGATGTCAATACTGTAGTTAGATGTTTGGTGGAAGTAATTAATAAACGTGCTGGAGAGAAAGTGGAATGCGAATAG
- a CDS encoding cytidylyltransferase domain-containing protein gives MRIVAIIQARVGSTRLPGKVLMNILDKPVLWHVVQRTSQSKLVEEVVVATTTNEADQAIVSLCQAQGWLYFRGSEGDVLDRYYQTAKQYHADVIVRITSDCPLIDSEVIDQVIKTFIEGQPKLDYSSNTLPPRTFPRGLDTEVFSLSTLERAWREDANPATREHVTPYVYRHPEKFQLQGITNNVDYSYMRWTVDTLEDLTFVRKIFEYFGNNGFTWRDVLYVLNEHPEWLKINRHVQQKVVP, from the coding sequence ATGCGAATAGTGGCCATTATCCAGGCTCGGGTAGGATCAACCCGGCTCCCTGGAAAGGTACTAATGAATATTTTAGACAAGCCAGTGCTTTGGCATGTAGTTCAAAGAACTTCCCAATCCAAGCTAGTAGAGGAAGTGGTTGTCGCTACGACCACGAACGAGGCGGATCAAGCCATCGTTTCCTTATGCCAGGCGCAAGGCTGGCTTTATTTCCGGGGCAGTGAAGGAGATGTTTTAGACCGGTATTATCAAACCGCAAAGCAATATCACGCTGATGTTATTGTGCGCATCACCTCGGATTGCCCGTTAATCGATTCCGAAGTGATCGATCAGGTTATAAAGACGTTCATAGAAGGACAACCAAAGCTGGATTACTCCAGCAATACATTGCCCCCGCGAACTTTCCCGCGCGGCTTGGATACAGAGGTTTTTTCTCTATCTACTCTTGAACGCGCGTGGAGGGAAGATGCCAACCCGGCCACGAGAGAACACGTAACTCCCTACGTTTATCGCCATCCGGAGAAATTCCAGCTTCAAGGTATAACCAATAATGTAGATTATTCGTATATGCGCTGGACGGTGGATACTCTAGAGGATTTGACTTTTGTTCGCAAGATTTTCGAGTATTTCGGGAACAATGGGTTTACCTGGCGAGATGTGCTCTATGTGCTCAATGAACATCCGGAGTGGTTAAAAATCAACAGGCACGTTCAACAGAAGGTGGTGCCGTGA
- the pseG gene encoding UDP-2,4-diacetamido-2,4,6-trideoxy-beta-L-altropyranose hydrolase: MSTENRTLIIRADANTRIGTGHLMRCLALAQAWQEHGGKAVFITACNSSALKQRLRNEGFDVVELQCAHPDPADLKTTMSVLAAHPEAWLVLDGYHFDSTYQRLVKEAGHRLLVIDDMAHLDRYYADIVLNQNIHAHKLHYICEPYTRLLLGTKYVLLRREFWPWRNYKREVPEVAKKVLVTMGGSDPDNITLKVIRALAQIDIPDLEAVVVVGPSNLHRETLHRAAESSPLSISLIENAANMPELMAWADIAISAGGTTVWELLFLGVPTLTLPIANNQREITRVLNEWGFVESLKGLNWFQDAIGIDVGRLIYERLQRIILDNDIRILLSLRGRQLVDGCGVLRIANVLLGQAVEDIHLRPVFPEDCSLLWEWANDPVVRTCSFSSEPIPWIQHLKWFQSRRKDPNTVHFIATNEESCPIGQVRFDIHGTEAEISLSLCESFRGRGFGTKLIRLAVGELFRITPSVVTVHAYVKPTNQASIRAFEKAGFKIHGVEVVRGGHVAIHLSLAIDNNVTH, encoded by the coding sequence GTGAGCACTGAGAACCGAACGCTAATAATTCGTGCCGACGCTAATACCCGGATTGGCACCGGCCATCTAATGCGCTGCCTGGCTCTAGCGCAAGCCTGGCAGGAGCATGGCGGGAAGGCAGTCTTTATTACTGCTTGTAACAGCTCTGCTTTGAAGCAGCGGCTTCGGAATGAAGGGTTTGACGTAGTGGAATTGCAGTGCGCGCATCCGGATCCTGCAGACCTAAAAACAACAATGAGCGTGCTGGCAGCGCATCCCGAAGCCTGGCTGGTGCTGGACGGCTATCACTTTGATTCTACCTATCAGCGACTGGTTAAAGAAGCAGGCCATCGGTTGCTGGTCATTGATGACATGGCCCATCTTGACCGTTATTATGCTGACATCGTTCTGAATCAGAACATTCATGCTCATAAACTGCATTATATCTGCGAACCTTACACCCGGCTGCTTTTGGGTACGAAGTACGTGCTGTTACGGCGAGAGTTTTGGCCATGGCGGAATTACAAGAGAGAGGTTCCCGAAGTAGCGAAAAAGGTTCTGGTGACAATGGGCGGAAGTGACCCTGATAATATCACCCTGAAGGTCATCCGGGCTCTAGCTCAGATAGATATACCCGATTTGGAAGCGGTGGTTGTCGTCGGCCCGTCCAACCTACACAGGGAGACGCTGCACCGGGCGGCCGAATCCAGCCCGCTCTCGATCAGTCTGATTGAGAATGCTGCAAATATGCCTGAACTGATGGCGTGGGCAGATATAGCTATTTCGGCAGGGGGAACTACTGTATGGGAACTCTTGTTTTTGGGTGTTCCTACACTTACTTTGCCAATCGCTAATAATCAACGGGAAATTACGAGGGTATTGAACGAGTGGGGTTTCGTGGAGAGTTTAAAGGGTTTAAATTGGTTTCAAGATGCAATCGGTATAGACGTAGGTCGCCTAATTTACGAAAGACTGCAACGCATTATTTTGGATAATGATATTCGTATTCTCCTGTCACTGCGTGGTAGACAACTAGTAGATGGGTGTGGTGTACTGCGCATTGCAAATGTTCTTTTGGGGCAAGCAGTAGAAGATATCCATCTTCGTCCGGTCTTTCCTGAGGATTGTTCTCTTTTATGGGAGTGGGCAAATGATCCTGTAGTACGTACCTGTTCTTTCTCGTCTGAGCCTATACCCTGGATTCAGCATCTCAAATGGTTCCAAAGTAGAAGGAAAGATCCTAATACCGTGCATTTTATCGCCACAAATGAGGAATCTTGCCCTATTGGGCAAGTAAGATTCGATATACATGGAACAGAAGCTGAGATTTCATTGAGTTTATGTGAATCTTTTCGGGGACGAGGCTTTGGAACCAAATTGATCCGTTTAGCTGTTGGCGAGCTTTTTCGAATCACCCCGTCTGTGGTAACTGTTCATGCCTACGTAAAACCTACAAATCAGGCATCTATTCGTGCCTTTGAAAAGGCTGGATTTAAGATACATGGTGTAGAGGTAGTCCGTGGTGGACACGTGGCGATACATCTGAGTTTAGCAATAGACAATAATGTTACGCATTAA
- the pseI gene encoding pseudaminic acid synthase, whose protein sequence is MKSYIEINSRKIGTDHPVYIVAEISANHNQKFDQAVELIKAAKEAGADAVKFQTYTPDTMTIKSDRPEFRIGGGTLWDGKTLYDLYAEAYTPWEWQPKLKEVAANLGLDFFSTAFDPTAVDFLEEIGVLVHKIASFEIVDIPLIEKMARTGKPLIISTGMATLGEIKEAVQAARNAGAVQIALLKCTSAYPSPPEEMNLRTIPHLAESFGVPVGLSDHTLGMAVPVAAVALGACIVEKHFTLSRNIPGPDSAFSLGPHEFKAMVEAIRTAEKALGKVHYGVSEREARSRVFRRSLFVVKDMKAGEVFTEENIRSIRPGHGLHPRYLKDVLGRRATQDIPAGTPLTWSMVG, encoded by the coding sequence TTGAAATCCTACATTGAGATTAATAGCCGAAAGATTGGTACTGATCATCCGGTATATATTGTGGCGGAGATATCTGCCAACCACAACCAAAAATTCGATCAGGCTGTCGAACTCATCAAAGCTGCTAAGGAAGCCGGTGCGGATGCGGTCAAGTTCCAAACATATACACCTGATACCATGACCATCAAGAGCGACAGGCCGGAATTCCGCATTGGGGGCGGAACGTTATGGGATGGCAAAACCCTCTACGACCTCTACGCCGAAGCGTACACTCCCTGGGAATGGCAACCTAAACTCAAGGAAGTGGCCGCAAACCTGGGGCTTGATTTCTTTTCTACCGCTTTTGATCCCACGGCTGTAGACTTTCTAGAAGAAATAGGAGTACTAGTGCATAAGATCGCCTCTTTTGAGATTGTGGATATCCCCCTCATAGAAAAGATGGCTCGTACCGGCAAGCCCCTGATTATCTCTACAGGCATGGCCACCCTGGGAGAGATCAAAGAAGCTGTCCAAGCTGCCCGTAATGCCGGGGCGGTCCAGATTGCTTTGCTTAAATGTACCAGTGCCTATCCTTCTCCGCCTGAAGAAATGAACCTGCGTACCATTCCGCATTTAGCTGAGTCTTTCGGTGTTCCTGTAGGTCTTTCCGATCACACTCTTGGGATGGCCGTACCCGTGGCTGCGGTAGCCCTGGGTGCTTGCATCGTGGAGAAACACTTTACGCTCTCGAGGAACATACCGGGGCCTGACAGCGCTTTTTCACTAGGACCGCACGAGTTCAAGGCAATGGTGGAGGCTATCCGTACAGCAGAGAAGGCCCTGGGTAAAGTTCACTACGGCGTGAGCGAACGAGAAGCCAGGAGCAGAGTTTTCAGACGCTCGCTTTTTGTGGTGAAAGACATGAAGGCTGGCGAAGTATTTACCGAGGAAAATATACGTTCCATTCGTCCAGGACATGGCCTGCATCCGCGGTACTTAAAAGATGTACTGGGACGTAGGGCCACACAAGATATTCCTGCGGGCACCCCGCTAACCTGGAGTATGGTGGGTTGA